A stretch of the Melanotaenia boesemani isolate fMelBoe1 chromosome 24, fMelBoe1.pri, whole genome shotgun sequence genome encodes the following:
- the LOC121635755 gene encoding ras-related protein ralB-B-like, producing the protein MSSGKNKNQSSLVLHKVIMVGSGGVGKSALTLQFMYDEFVEDYEPTKADSYRKKVVLDGEDVQIDILDTAGQEDYAAIRDNYFRSGEGFLLVFSITEHESFTASSEFREQILRVKEEDAIPLLLVGNKSDLEDRRQVSADEAAAKASEWGVQYVETSAKTRGNVDKVFFDLMREVRKKKMSETRQDGPSGKKKKKHCCVL; encoded by the exons ATGTCCTCTGGTAAGAACAAGAACCAGAGCTCTCTGGTCCTCCATAAGGTGATCATGGTGGGCAGCGGCGGCGTGGGGAAGTCCGCTCTCACCCTTCAGTTCATGTACGACGAG TTTGTAGAGGACTACGAGCCCACCAAGGccgacagctacaggaagaaggtggTGCTGGACGGCGAGGACGTCCAGATCGACATCCTGGACACGGCGGGGCAGGAGGACTACGCCGCCATCAGAGACAACTACTTCCGCAGCGGCGAGGGCTTCCTTCTGGTCTTCTCCATCACGGAGCACGAGTCCTTCACGGCCTCATCGGAGTTCAG GGAGCAGATCCTGAGGGTGAAGGAGGAGGACGCCATtcctctcctcctggtgggGAACAAGTCGGACCTAGAGGACCGGCGGCAGGTTTCTGCTGACGAGGCAGCGGCAAAAGCCAGCGAGTGGGGCGTCCAGTACGTGGAGACATCAGCCAAGACGAGGGGAAACGTGGACAAG GTCTTCTTCGACCTCATGAGGGAGGTCCGGAAGAAGAAGATGTCGGAGACGAGACAAGACGGGCCGAgcgggaagaagaagaagaagcactGCTGCGTCCTTTAA